In Chthoniobacterales bacterium, the DNA window CGAGGAGAAGCATGGAGGCGGCAAAAAGGAGGTGGGCGGCCCTGGCACTGGCTGGACCCGCTGGGCACTGCGCGCTTACAAGGTGCAGCCGGGCGGCAAGGCCGCCGGTTTGCGCGTGGCCGAGGCTGAGTCGCTGGTGCCCGGGGCGCGCCTGTTTATCCTGCGCATCCGGCGCGGGGGCGAGATTATGGATGCGACCGCGGATACCGTCCTGAAGGAAGGCGATGCGGTCGCGGTCGCGGGCGAGCGGGAGGTGCTTGTGGGCGTCCTCGGGGCAGCGGCAGTCGAAGTCGAGGACAAGGAGCTGCTCGCGGTTCCAGTGGAAGGCGTCGACGTCCTGGTGACTAATAAGGAGGTCGACGGCAAGACGCTCGAGGAACTGGCGGCGCGCCCGGAGGCGCGTGGCGTGTTTCTGCGCAAGATCACGCGCGGCGCTACCGCCACCGATATTCCTGTCCTGCCGGGAACCGAAATCAATCGCGGCGACTTGCTCACCCTCGTGGGCCGCACCTCGGATACCACGGCGGCCACCAAGATGCTGGGTGTCGCCGACCGCGCAACCGATGTCACCGATATGGCATTCGTGGGCCTGTTTGTCGTGGTCGGCGCTTTGCTCGGCTCGCTCGTGGTCAAGGTGGCTGGGGCCCCGCTCACCCTGTCGACCGCCGGCGGAGCGCTGGTCTTCGGGATCATCGGCGGCTGGCTGCGCTCAGTCCGCCCATCATTTGGACGCATTCCGACGCCCACGGTTTGGTTTATGAACTCGGTCGGCCTGAATATCTTCATCGCTATTGTCGGCATCTCGGCCGGTCCGGGCTTCGTCAATGGTCTGAAAACTCAGGGCGTCGGCCTCTTCCTGTGGGGTGCGGCCGCCACCACGATCCCGCTGGTTCTCGGCATGTTCATCGCCAAATTCGTATTTCGCTTCCACGACGCTCTCAACCTCGGAATAGTTTCTGGGGCGCGCACGACGACGGCGTCGCTAGGCCTCGTCTGCGATCAGGCCAGGAGCCAGATCCCGGCGCTCGGCTACACAGTTACCTATGCGGTGGGGAATACGCTCCTCACCATCTGGGGCATGGTCATGATCCTGTTGCTGTCGTGAGAGCGATTCCAAACCCTTTATTAACCACTGAGTAACCAGGAGGCTGCATGGACATAAACCTTAAGAAATACGAAAAGCTTGGACCGTTCGAGATCAAGGATTTCGTCGCGAAGCTCGCTACGAAATCAGCACAGGAAAATTCCCTCTCTTATCTCAACGCAGGCCGCGGCAATCCGAACTGGGTTGCGACCGAGCCCCGGGAAGCGTTCTTTCTCCTGGGGCAGTTTGCGGTCACCGAATGCAAGCGGGTGCTGGACCTGCCGCCCGGCGTCGGCGGAATGCCCAAGGCGGATGGGATCGCCGGCCGGCTCGAGTCCTGGGTAAGAGAGCATGACGACATGCCCGGAGCGGACTTCCTGGGAGCGATGGTGCCGTGGGCGGTAAAAAAATTCTCCTTCGATGCCGACAAGTTCGTGCACGAGCTGGTCGACTCGATCATCGGCGATCACTACCCGGTGCCGGACCGCATGCTGGTCCACAACGAACAAATCGTTCACGAGTACCTGCAATGGGCGATGTGCGGAAATCCACGGCCCAAAGGGACGTTCAAGATCTATGCGGTCGACGGTGGCACCGCCGCCATGTGCTACACCTTCAAGTCGCTCAAGAGCAACCGCATCCTCAACCCCGGCGACACCATCGCGCTCGGGGTTCCAATTTTCACTCCTTACCTCGAGATGGCGCATCTGGAGGATTACGACCTTCACTTCGTCGAAATCCACGCGAAACAGGAGAAGCAATTCCAGTATCCGAAAGAAGAGATCGACAAGCTGCTCAACCCGAAGATCAAGGCATTCTTCATCGTCAATCCAGGCAACCCTTTCGCGGTCGCGCTTTCCGACGAAACAATCAAGCTGATCGGGGACGTGCTGAAAAAGCGGCCGGATCTTATCCTGCTCACAGATGACGTTTACGGCACTTTCGTACCGGGCTTCCGCTCGCTCATGGGTGAATTCCCGAGGAACACTCTCGGCGTCTATTCCTACAGCAAATACTTCGGGTGCACCGGCTGGCGCCTCGGCACCATCGCAATCCACGAGGACAATATCTTCGACGAAATCATCGCGAAGCATCCCGAGTCCATCAAAAAGAAGCTGGATAAGCGCTATGGCACGCTGACCCTGGAGCCGCGCAAGCTGGCGTTCATCGATCGCATTGTGGCCGACAGCCGCGACGTGGCGCTGAATCACACCGCGGGTCTGTCACTTCCGGCGCAGGTAATGATGACCATGTTCTCGCTCTACGAGCTGATGGACACGAAGAAGGCGTATCAGAAGGCCTGCCTTGGTATCTGCAAGAAGCGCTTCGAAGCTGCGGTCGAGGGGTTGGACATCAAACTCGGGCCTAACGAGCACTTCGACTATTACTATGGCCTGCTCGACTTCGAGTTCTTCGCTCGAAAGTACGTCGGCGAGGACATCGTCAAGTGGATGAAGAAAAACGTGCATCCGCTCGACATCGTGTTCCGGCTGGCCCAGGAGCACGGCATTGTTCTGCTCAATGGGGGCGGCTTCGCCGCGCCGGACTGGTCGGTGCGCATATCGTTCGCGAACCTGGATAATC includes these proteins:
- the aspT gene encoding aspartate-alanine antiporter; translation: MIDWFFATLKQYPEIAIFLALALGYFFGKFTYKGIGLGAVTATLISAVVIGQIGITVNQPLKAFSFLMFLFAVGYGVGPQFVRGIASSGLPQAIFAVVQCILSLAACVVIAKFAGYDLGYAAGLYSGSQTISAAMGLSTDAINQLGKPAAEAKALLDSMPIAYAVTYMFGTMGSAIVIAVLGPKLLGINLVAACKDYEEKHGGGKKEVGGPGTGWTRWALRAYKVQPGGKAAGLRVAEAESLVPGARLFILRIRRGGEIMDATADTVLKEGDAVAVAGEREVLVGVLGAAAVEVEDKELLAVPVEGVDVLVTNKEVDGKTLEELAARPEARGVFLRKITRGATATDIPVLPGTEINRGDLLTLVGRTSDTTAATKMLGVADRATDVTDMAFVGLFVVVGALLGSLVVKVAGAPLTLSTAGGALVFGIIGGWLRSVRPSFGRIPTPTVWFMNSVGLNIFIAIVGISAGPGFVNGLKTQGVGLFLWGAAATTIPLVLGMFIAKFVFRFHDALNLGIVSGARTTTASLGLVCDQARSQIPALGYTVTYAVGNTLLTIWGMVMILLLS
- a CDS encoding bifunctional aspartate transaminase/aspartate 4-decarboxylase, which codes for MDINLKKYEKLGPFEIKDFVAKLATKSAQENSLSYLNAGRGNPNWVATEPREAFFLLGQFAVTECKRVLDLPPGVGGMPKADGIAGRLESWVREHDDMPGADFLGAMVPWAVKKFSFDADKFVHELVDSIIGDHYPVPDRMLVHNEQIVHEYLQWAMCGNPRPKGTFKIYAVDGGTAAMCYTFKSLKSNRILNPGDTIALGVPIFTPYLEMAHLEDYDLHFVEIHAKQEKQFQYPKEEIDKLLNPKIKAFFIVNPGNPFAVALSDETIKLIGDVLKKRPDLILLTDDVYGTFVPGFRSLMGEFPRNTLGVYSYSKYFGCTGWRLGTIAIHEDNIFDEIIAKHPESIKKKLDKRYGTLTLEPRKLAFIDRIVADSRDVALNHTAGLSLPAQVMMTMFSLYELMDTKKAYQKACLGICKKRFEAAVEGLDIKLGPNEHFDYYYGLLDFEFFARKYVGEDIVKWMKKNVHPLDIVFRLAQEHGIVLLNGGGFAAPDWSVRISFANLDNHVYDDIGRAARAIARGYRAAYEAAKGKNGKNGKAAGKKGPKGKAKR